TTACTGGTTGGATGGAAGCAAGGCTAAGTTCAGGTTTTTCCctctttgttttaaaatatatttttcatctGTGTAAATGTTTCAGCTGCATCTGTGAAAACAGTAAGAGCAGCCCCCCGAGACACAGTGTGCTGCAGATGGAAGTGGAAAAAGGCTGTATTCAATGATGactcagaaaaaaatattggatTAGGTGATGTTTGTGTGGGAGCGAAGGAATGTCTAATGTCCTTTGCAAGAATTTGGGATTAAGATAGAAATAAATGACACACCGTGTTTGAGCTCAGGACAGCACGatggtgtggtggttagcatTGCTGCCACACAGTAAGTGGGTCCTGTGTTTGAATCCAGCATCCAACAGTGGAGTTTGCATGCTCTCGTTATATCTGAGTCCATTCTCTCGAGGTACCATAGGTTTCTCTCACAGACCAGACACATGCAGTTTAATGAGGTTTGTGTTAGGTAATTGGTGATtgtaaattgcccataggtgtgagtaAGAATAGTCATCTGTCTCTGTCAGCAGTCGAATGAAAGAAAATTGATATATAGTCTAAACTTGTGCATCTTATTTGTTGCAGGAACTGGCACTGGGATGAGCCATCGTGCGGGAAGGAAATGTGCGTGGTTTTGTATCACCAGCCCTCTGAAACACCTGAGGGTCGTTTCCTGTTCAAGTGGAATGATGACAACTGCAGCTCCAAGAACAACTTTGTCTGCAAATACGCAGAAGGTGAGCTGGTATACCTCACAAATACTAGTGATCTAGCTGGCTTAAGAGTGCtggaaaatgttaaaatttggtactcttggttgtttttttttagttcctAAATCTACAAAAACTAGAATTTTATTGTCTAGGGATCGCTGCTACAATGTATCCACTGCTGCCAGcagctaaaactaaacagaaagaGTTTTAATGCTATGTTTTCTTACAACCGACATTAAAATATAGCTGATTAcatgaaaagaggggaaaaaatgactCATTTCTTTCCATAAAGCAACCTTTAGTAGTCTCACCCATGTATTGCTTTCTTCCTATGAATAACACTAATTTATTTCCCTGTTCTGCAGAAAAAGTACCAGTATTTACCGAGGACAGAAACACAGCATATGCAGGTACTTGTCAGCTTAGAAATGCTAATATTAGAACATGATACACCTCTGTACTCACGTCTGCTGTGTGCTGTGCATTCTGAAAACAACCATGTATTCCATGTAATGTGATCGTATGAAAATTGTTATATTATACATAATATTATGTATGTTCGATTAAATTTTGTTTATTGTCCTTTGAGACAACCAACACCTGCAGGAAGCATCCTaatcagatgcctgaaccacttcgactggctcctttcaatgtggaggagcagcagctctactccaAATCCATTTTTAATAACCAAGCTCTTCACCATTACTTTAAGGGAGAGCTCAGCCACCCTTTTCATTGCTTATATCTGCAGCCTCATTCTTTTGGGTATTACTACAGTCttcataaatacataaaaggtTAAAGACAATTTATACATGCTTGTGAACTCTTTTAAACACTTTTTCTGCGAGAAACATGGTAAATGGGCTACATACTACATGTGTCATTCACCCATGCACACCTATTcaaaaagcacttttttctactcaTAAATCCTTTCTAGCTAaatttcacacacattcatactccgataaatgcattggagagcaacctgaggttcagtatcttgcctaaGCATATTTggtatgcagactggagcagccaaggATCCAGCCACCAACCATATAAAGATAAAACATGaagaacacacagatacaaaacgTATTCTCTGGAGaactctattttttttaactgcgaAATTTTctagaaattaaaatgcaaCTGTCCTCTGCAGTAGAACATATGCGTCAGCTGTAATAGTCTATCTATGGGTGAGTTTAGTGAAATCATACATTATGTgataacaatatatatatatatatatatatatatatatatatatattatggaCTAATCgaatcatttaaaatatttttcacatgcacctgttgattttgttttctgGTTTCTCTAGCTCCATCTTTGATTCCAAGCATATTGTCAACCACAGAAAGTAACGAAAGGATAAAAATAGCACTACCTGAATCCTCTGgtaagaaaggaaagaaaatattcTTGATACTCGGAGTCAGCACAGTATGTTTTGGGAAACTATGGAAAACCACTGTGTCACAAGCAAAGTTCTTTTGTTCGCAGTATCTTTCTCTGGCAACACCCTCAACATTTCCTACATCCTTTATGCGACTATCCCTGCGCTACTATTGCTGTTGTTTGCAGCTGCTGGTTTCTTTTGCTACAAACAGCATGCTAAGAGGTAAAACAGACAGCTAtaagagaattttttttaaatgcatttgattatATGAGTATGTCCTGTTGATTTTAACTTTGGCCCTCTTTCATATTTAGGAGgaagacagaaacagaaagcTATCCCAGCAGATCAAAACAGTGGGTGCTAGCAACAGCTTCATCTTGCCCTGTGCAAGGACCTTATGCCTACAGTGACATTACCAAACTGCCTCACACTGCTCTGGACAGCAGGATAGCAGCAGAAATCATGACAAAGTACTCCGGTTCTCCGTCCCATGACTCCCTGTGCAACGATTATGAGAATGTGTCGTGTGTGGACAACGAGAGCGGCTTTGTCACCAATGACATTTACGAGCCCTGCAGAGCTCAAAGCCGGCGCTGCCGCAGTCAGACTGGATGGGTGGAAAATGAGATCTATGGATAACACCGGTGTCTGCAAATGTCCGTCAACCACAGACAGACTACAGTTACACTGTGCGGTGCAGGATTTCTAAACAGCTTGGCCATATCTGCACAGGTTTCATTCAATTTTCTAGTCCTGCATGTAGAATATACTGTCTGCAAATCAGTGTATTCCATAAAACAGGgattcttaatgttttgtcCATGACTCGGTATTCACCTACACATGACTTtatatttctgatgttttaataaaaatgtgttaCAGTCAGACCAATGGCACTGTTAACTCCGTGAATCACTGTGATAGCATGCTGATAGATGTAGACACATTGTTTTCCATATTCACCATCGTAGTATGGATGCCCAAAATTGCAGACTAGTTCCACACACTATATAAAGCTGAAGCTGATCGAATctgattgaaaaagaaaaggatgagAAGTTAAAGGATTGCCAAAGTGATTCTGATGAGGGCACAAATGTGTGTATACAATTTCATAATAATCCATCCAACAGCTGTTGAGACCCTTATTGTAATCCACTAATCTTATAGTGGCACTTACTACATTACAGGCTATGCACTGAAATGCAAAGGCTGGAAActgcaaaaatacaaaaccaaATCATGCCATAAAGGTTCCAAGATTTCATAAGGTTAATGAAAAGTGGGTGAAGATATTACAGAAAAGTTAAAGTGAAACATCAAAAGCATTAGTCTATTTATCGCCTGGGGAGAATGCACAAATTTTCAAGGCAAATTTTGGTCCTGTATTAAAGTAATTTAGGCTAAAGAGGCAGGCCATCTGATAGACTGCTGATAATGCTGTCCTTAAAAATTGTGTTATATTTTAAGTTAACTGAATAAATGGTAAGACCAGTTCATCAAGCAGCTAAAGATGCAGGTCATGTATGCACAGGTCtctaagctaagctaacagaatgggcttttttttttttcaactcaaagaaaaacacatttttgtgcCCACTTATTTCCTTTGTTCAGTTTAAACCTTCGGCTCTAATAAATTATGCAACATTACAGCAGCACTAAAGTTTTTAGAGGTTTTAGGAGGCATtaatgaaaccaaagaagcattAATAGTTCAGGTCAGCTTGGTGGTGCAGCAGCACTGCTGAATCTGACATAACAGATTATGCAATTAGCCTAATCCTGCAATATTGCACCCCCACAGAGTTACTCATTTTGTAAACAATTGCACATTAAACTACTCagcttctctttttaaaataatgtcaaAGGATATGATGAGTCAGAAGACAGAGACGGTTTGCTTGTTGGCTTGCTGCTGTGATGGAGACTCCAACCCAGGGACTTTTTTGACCTTTTCTCTAAACTTGAACTTTGGTGTCATCCCTGTGTAAGGCTTCCTGTTTGGTCTCTGATGTCAGAGCCCAGCAGAGAACATGAGGAAACACCGATGGCTGAACTGCTGTGGCCAAAATAAACCTCAAAGTTGTGCAGTTTCCTGACTCCACCTGATTGTACACGAGGTTCAACTTTCCCACTGATCTGACAGAAACGTGAGGCCAGTTTAGAATATATCACACCGTTAATCAATGCATGTGCATTTCCATGTTCATTTTTAAAGATCACTCTTTACGTTACATATAcaaatgtctgtgtttttttctaaacGTGCACTGAGTGGGTGTTGGATCGGTGTCTTGGAAAGATGTAGCAAGCCCAGTAAGGAGAGGCTGAGTGTGTTCTTGGAGAATGTTAGACAGGAAATGCCAAAAGCACATCTGGAACTCTTACATTCAGGAAGTCAATGCGTGACAGCGGAGGCCTTCGGAGCGCTGCTCTGCCTGCCTGCTTAGCAATCCACTGTTCTCCGTTTGACTGTCACTACACAACAGAAGAAAAGCAGTGCCAGTTGCAGAGCTGTGCTGTAATTCAGACATGAAGATTGCTTCTTTTTCTGATGTGTAGTTAAGATATTTTGGCTGCATTCtttgtttaataataatatagatataCTGGTGGGATCTGCTTGAAAGCGGCTTGAAAGCATGAAGCGTGATCAGTCAAGCACtgaggaaaaggaaaatatgGAGCCTCGCTTCAGTTTTCTACTTTTGCCAACAGATGGTGCTGTCATGTAGCTGACAAAAGTGTCTTTGTGGCTGATAAAATGTCTGATTTTATATGAGGCTCTGCATATTCCATTATGTAATGTTATAGATTAGATATGCATGTTGCATAGCTGGATTAATCAgctatatacatacatacatacatatatatatatatatatatatgtatataaagcaCAActagctgtttgtttttttgcttcttaaattatttttgtttttactttttttgcagACCTCACTCTGGAGGCTTTCAGGCCGGTTCAGACCGCTTTTAGCCCCTGTCTCCCCCTGCATTTTTCACTCTCAGCCGACAAAAGCTTATTAAACACCTGCAGGGCAAAAACTTCAAAGTTACCTATGCGTGCAATCAAGAAGGGCAGGCGAGCAAACAGATTTCAGAATAGCAATTTTACCGGTTGACGTAAGAGGTGGGTCTGGTTGTCCTGGCAACCAATTGGCACTGAAGTGTGGAGCGGCTCGGTGGCCCCGCCCCCTGTACAAATACCCCTATGGCTTTGACGTCAATACACGTCAACCAGAGAACATGATGCCTCTTTGCAAGTCAACTCGTGTGCTCTGTCGCTGATAGAGGCGCCTCAAGCTGAAATATTATAGCTCTATTGTACTGAAGAACGTGGTGTGACAGCCCGCGGGCTCAGCAAATGGCCAGCTTCGTATCGCCACACTAGCGGACAGGGTCGCCACAGTGGCGTTCAGGCTGCCGAGGGCGACACAGAAATCAactttgtgtattttaatgGACACGCTTCGAGCGGCGGCGGCGGCAGCAGCGGCGGTGGCGGGCGGTTTGTTTTCCTTTCGTCTTTATCTCGAGCTGCTCAAGTAAGCCCCAGTCTGCCCCTCGTGTGTCCCTGCACGTCTGGCTGCCTCCTACTCTTCCACTCAACAGTCCCGTTTTAGAACAGCATGGTCATGGCTGACAGTGTCCAAAAACCGCTGATCCGGGGTCCGGTCCGAGTGGGCTTCTACGACATCGAGCGCACTTTAGGAAAGGGCAATTTCgctgtggtgaagttggcccgACACCGCATAACCAAGACGGAGGTGAGTGTGTGAGCAAACTAGTTAGCCCGAAAGCTAACTTGTGCTACTGTTTTAGCGGAGTTATATAACTTTTATGCACAAGTTGACACCCCTAGATAGCGAAATGCTCTCCAGCACCGTGCACTAAATAGCATCTTTGGATCACATAACTACCGGCCACTTGGACTGCTCCGGTTCGAGCAACAGCTGGTGTGCCTGAAAGCTTGCAGGTACAGGAGCAGTGAATGACTGCACGTTCACCCCTCTCAGCTGACATCACTgccagtacaaaaaaaaaaaaggtctgacCACTAGCGCTGCTGGGAAACACAAACTGTGAACATGcatgctttattattattattattattattatttatttgtttttctgcacaTGCATCCGTTTGGTTAATGACCCAGACGGTAGCCAAAGTGTACCTACTCAAGAGTGGCTGGTGCCGTATCTGGGGCATGCAGCATGGGTCGGTGGTCCCCTTATGTAATTCAAGTAatgatgtgattttttttttttttttagttgtttcttATCCCAGCACTGCTCAGAGCTTTGTGATGAGGAGGGTATGTCATGCCAGATATGCTGTAATTGGAAAGCAAAGTATTTTGCATGCAGACACTGCTTTttaggggggtggggggtcgagGGTCTTAACTAAGCTTGGAGTGATATTACAAACATTGCACACTCTTAGGTAATGCAGCATGAGAGCAGAGGGAACAGGGCTCGGGGTTTGTTTGAGTGTACTTCTGGTTTAATGTCATCTTTGTGCAGAAGGGCCCTTTCTCAACCAGTACCACGGAGTGCCACAACTTTCTGCTGTAATGACAGAGACACAAGGAATTTGCTGTGAAGAGTGTTCAGTTAGAAAAAGATAaggggcaaagaaaaaaaaataaaataaaagctgtatTGTGTGAGACAGTGATAAGACTGGAGAGTTGCTGCACACTTTGATCTCTGGAGCCTCCAACTGATTACAccgtacagaaaaaaaaaaacatagatttACATCATCCAGGCGAGACCCTTGGTAGGTTTAATGAATAACAAGGCAACAAAATGGCTCTGTAGACTCTTATCTTGTTACTCTGGTTATTAAAGCACGCAAAGTGGCACAGCATTAGTCTAGCCAGGTAATCTGCACCGTGTAACATTAACAGCTCTGTGAATGCAGGTTTTAATTTCAGGCAAACGTTACACCAGGTGATTTCAGTAAGCGACTACACCTCTCCCTCAGCTGGAGTGGTATTAAAGATGAATGAAAACATGGGTTGTTTTTTAGGCTGGGTTTGGTAGAGGTCACTCAGTGATGGTCAGTATGGAGAACAAATGCAGCTGCCTAGCTCTGGCAGTGGGCCTGGCACTGctggttttttaatttttttattttacagcagcCAAGGTCGGCCGGAGTGGCAGGCTATTAACTTATGTGATGCCATCTGCCTTGAGAATTTGCCCGGGCACAAGCGATATTAGCATAGTGTAAAGAAAACCAGTGTACTGACACATGAAACAGCAGATGTGGTGCGACGATGTGAATGTGTGGGCATATTCCCGGACAGGTTTATCTCTGTGTAAATAACCTACTTTTTCTGTGCGTGGCCCCTGCATGTGATACTGACCCATTCATCCCAGTAAGTACATATTGCAGCTTGTGGCTTTACATACTGTTGAGCCATTCCCTTCTGGTCTTGTGTGTCCGCTCAGCAAGTAGTACATCTCTCCATATCTGATTATAGCATCATCATGTCTTTCTGCTTTCATTGTATGAGCTAAATTCCCCTCTAACTCATTGTCCTCCAGTGACCTTGTGCCAGCACAGTTCACGAGAAGTcttgtgtgctgtgtgtgggTTTAGTTTTGTTGACAATGTAATCAGCTAGCACAGATCTTTTCATGTTAGGTGCTCTGTTGTCCCTCTGTAGCAGAACAAAGATTTTGAATCTCATGCCCGAAGGGTCTGCACAGGTAGCTTGAGTGCCATTAAAAGATTTCGATTTAATCCTGAATTGAACACCTGCCCGTACGTAACTAGGGAGATGATAATGGAAAGTGTTAAACCTATCAAAATACCCATTGCTACTCATCTGTAAGTCCAAACTGTTAATATGTTAAAGGCAGGTCAATAAGTTACAGATCTGTCGTTAAAATTAAAAGCTGTGCTCATGCTCCGCGCAAGAGAATGCATTACATTTCCTTGACTTATTTGAATAATACCGCTTCACTGACATAGTGGGCTTgaacctaaaaaaaaacaaaatatgcagTGCGCTGTGATAGTCGATCACTGCAACTTTCCTGATGAAAATTTTAGTAATGTGAAAAGAATCTGCTGTTTATATGATCGTCACGCTACAGACAAAATGCCTGTGATAAGTGCCCGGATGAAAATCCAGTGTCAGACAGTGTTATTTTGGAATCAGATAAATCCTCAAACCACATGGCTCTGTAACCCAACTTGCCTTTCTAAGATAGTACCCTATAGTCTGTGCTGCCACATTCTTGTTTTGTCTAAGCAGTTCCAGAAGTCAaatttattcagttttatatCATGGAAgaattggaaaaatgttgaatATTCACGTTTCTGAAGCAGTAACTAGATGCTTTTTAGAGATATTTGCTTAAAATGAACTTGAATAAATAGCCACTATTTTGATAGCTGATTAGCTTTTCCCCCCACTCAGAATTAAGAATTTCTTTTTTGCCCTCATAATTCTGTGTGGGtgggtaaattaaaaaaaaataaatcaaagtctAATAAATTCTTTGAAAATCTAAATTCTGACTCAGAATtctgaataaaacatttaaatctaaAAACTTGATGTTTCAGCTCAGTGCTTTAAAATCCTGCCCTCAGCTGAGTTTTCTAGCTCAGTCTAACGGTGGTGTGATTGCCGGGGTCCCCTGTTGTTTACTCGTTCAGCTTTGCTCACAGATGCTTGGAGCACTTCTGATGAAATGCTGTTTATGAGACAGTCTAAAGATGAGATGTTAATGTTGCTCTGCTCCTTCCCGGCCAATGTTAATCAAAGCCAAGCGTGTTGGAAGTTTTGCGTGTGTGATTTACACTTGTTCGTGTCATTGTGGCCGTGTGTATATCCAGTAAAGCAGGTGGTTGCATCAGTGGGATCTCCGatgtaatttttcattatttgaaGACTGTTTACGGAGGTTTTGGTACAAGCTGTATTTATCTCACGAACAGTTTTCTCATTTCcacaaaaaaaaaggcacaaagaAACCCCGAAGAGGAGCAGACTGTCCGCCTTTGTTGCTTGGAGAACATTAAATTCCTGTCTCCACTAGTGTTTGCGTAAATCTGGGGAGCTCCTTGTCATTGTCCATCAAACTCTGATGAGCTTTAACAATGACTCCGTTGTGTGTTATTAAGAAACTGATTGTTTACAGTTGTGTTGTTGATGCTTGATTCTGCAGGTGGCCATTAAGATCATCGACAAGACCCAGCTGGATGCCGTCAACCTGGAGAAGATCTACAGAGAAGTTCAGATCATGAAAATGCTGGACCACCCCCACATTATTAAGCTCTACCAGGTGAGTCTCTGGCTTCATTGTGTGTAGCGCAGCATCTTTTGAGTGCCAGATGGGGACTAAACGATTAATCATTTTGGATGTGCTGATTTCATCTTTCTACTTTGATTTGGACTACAGCAtggcatgcttttttttctagtCTCTGGTGCATTTTATGTCTCTCCCAAAAGGAAATATTTGTTAATTGTTATTCCCCTGTGTTGCAATGCTGTGAAGATAAGTAGTCtagtgtcatttttttaaatttagcgTTTGTCTCCCACTTGACAAGCCTTGATCAAGACTTTTTCCAGAGATTTATTTCTGTCTTGAGTGCTTAGATCTGACTTTTTCTTTAACCCGTCCAATCCTAATCTCTTGCGATTTCTCACAGACactgtacagggtgggccatttatatggatacaccgtaataaaatgggaatggttggtgatattaaagtcctgtttgtggcacattagtatatgtgaggggcaaactcctcaagatgggtggtgaccatggtggccatttagaagtcggccatcttggatacaacttttgtt
The window above is part of the Pelmatolapia mariae isolate MD_Pm_ZW linkage group LG14, Pm_UMD_F_2, whole genome shotgun sequence genome. Proteins encoded here:
- the laynb gene encoding layilin, with amino-acid sequence MDFMKLFGTVIAVLFHPGSASKLNGQRICRSGTQRPCYKASYIHDSRRRLTFEDARQACRLDGGELLSIETESEQQLMERYIQKLTNRDGDFWIGLRRSPQRYSVGTSSPGCPSQYYWLDGSKAKFRNWHWDEPSCGKEMCVVLYHQPSETPEGRFLFKWNDDNCSSKNNFVCKYAEEKVPVFTEDRNTAYAAPSLIPSILSTTESNERIKIALPESSVSFSGNTLNISYILYATIPALLLLLFAAAGFFCYKQHAKRRKTETESYPSRSKQWVLATASSCPVQGPYAYSDITKLPHTALDSRIAAEIMTKYSGSPSHDSLCNDYENVSCVDNESGFVTNDIYEPCRAQSRRCRSQTGWVENEIYG